The Thermodesulfobacteriota bacterium genome window below encodes:
- a CDS encoding ATP-binding protein — translation MARKLQKLGCDNCNYAGYTIEDSNSNAKAILCKCVLDCPYCEGDGSILSVNERGYSYVAPCQFCGVIRRNVKLYNLAGIPAKYSHVFKADAGLGQGIKNVSLQHALQYAKEEFVNKYPTKDGFLLMGPSGIGKTHLAVGTISELTLKHGVKCMFKDFFYLLSELKQAYSEGTPENDVIAPLIETDVLVIDELGKGRSNEWELNILDQLISKRYNASKKTLITTNYITYDIAKEIGDTHEILEVRVGERIASRLFEMCEFIYLKGKDFRKESKKG, via the coding sequence ATGGCTAGAAAGCTCCAAAAACTTGGATGTGATAACTGTAATTACGCTGGTTATACGATTGAAGATTCCAATAGCAATGCAAAGGCTATTTTGTGTAAGTGCGTATTGGACTGTCCGTATTGCGAGGGCGACGGCAGCATACTCTCAGTTAATGAAAGAGGCTATTCCTATGTTGCACCATGTCAATTCTGCGGCGTTATAAGAAGAAATGTGAAGCTCTATAACCTTGCCGGGATTCCGGCTAAATATTCTCATGTGTTCAAGGCCGATGCAGGACTTGGGCAAGGGATAAAGAACGTCTCACTTCAGCATGCACTTCAATATGCGAAAGAAGAGTTTGTAAATAAATATCCAACCAAAGACGGCTTTTTGCTCATGGGCCCCTCGGGAATTGGGAAAACCCATCTTGCTGTGGGCACGATCTCTGAGCTTACACTAAAGCACGGGGTAAAGTGCATGTTTAAAGATTTTTTCTACCTGCTCTCAGAGCTTAAGCAAGCCTATTCAGAGGGCACTCCTGAGAATGATGTAATAGCGCCCCTTATTGAAACTGACGTGCTCGTGATAGATGAGCTAGGTAAGGGAAGGAGCAATGAGTGGGAGCTCAATATCTTGGATCAGCTTATTTCAAAGCGCTATAATGCATCAAAAAAGACATTAATTACAACTAATTACATAACTTATGACATTGCCAAAGAGATCGGTGATACTCATGAAATATTAGAGGTAAGGGTAGGGGAGAGGATCGCCTCAAGGCTTTTTGAGATGTGTGAGTTCATATATCTTAAAGGCAAAGACTTTAGAAAAGAATCAAAAAAAGGTTAA
- a CDS encoding histone deacetylase, translating into MAKVGIVLDKLYVDHDNGPGHPETYERVLAIVDMLQFTKLMEEVVRIEPRDATKEEITLVHTPEHFDKIASTKGKPKVFLDSDTSTCAVTFDAALRASGGLISAIDSVLSGEVDRAFPIVRPPGHHAERDRPMGFCFFNNVAVGAAYLTKVVGLERVMVIDWDVHHGNGTQNIFYEDPSVLFFSTHQFPFYPGTGSLKEIGSGEGEGYTVNVPMPPEMGDNEFIKIFDELLKPVIEQYKPEFILVSAGFDIFIEDPLGGMRVTPEGFAKLTRMLTDMADKVCDGKIIFLLEGGYNLDGLWISTKEMLEELLDKKHSDYDIGNVETNADNLIQEVKNAYSAHWKF; encoded by the coding sequence ATGGCTAAAGTTGGAATAGTGCTAGACAAACTATATGTAGATCATGATAACGGCCCTGGGCATCCGGAGACTTACGAGAGAGTACTTGCCATTGTCGACATGCTTCAATTCACAAAGCTTATGGAGGAGGTCGTTAGAATAGAGCCGCGTGATGCTACCAAAGAAGAGATCACTCTTGTGCACACCCCTGAGCATTTTGATAAAATCGCATCTACTAAAGGAAAGCCAAAGGTTTTCTTAGACTCAGACACCTCTACATGTGCAGTCACATTTGATGCAGCCCTTAGAGCATCAGGCGGGCTTATCTCCGCAATCGACAGCGTTTTATCTGGCGAAGTTGATAGAGCATTTCCTATAGTGAGGCCTCCAGGCCACCATGCAGAGCGTGATCGTCCTATGGGGTTTTGCTTTTTTAATAATGTAGCAGTAGGCGCCGCTTATTTAACCAAAGTAGTTGGACTTGAGCGCGTTATGGTAATAGATTGGGATGTGCATCATGGAAACGGAACCCAGAATATTTTCTACGAAGATCCTAGTGTACTCTTTTTCTCCACCCACCAGTTCCCATTTTACCCCGGAACAGGGAGCTTAAAGGAGATCGGCAGCGGCGAGGGTGAGGGATATACAGTGAACGTCCCTATGCCGCCAGAGATGGGAGATAACGAATTTATTAAAATTTTTGATGAGCTCTTAAAACCAGTCATTGAGCAGTATAAGCCTGAGTTTATTTTGGTCTCAGCTGGTTTTGATATATTTATTGAGGACCCGCTTGGCGGAATGAGGGTTACTCCTGAGGGGTTTGCAAAATTGACCAGGATGCTGACTGATATGGCTGACAAAGTGTGTGATGGTAAAATTATATTTCTCTTAGAGGGCGGATATAACTTAGACGGGCTTTGGATCTCCACAAAAGAAATGCTTGAGGAACTGCTAGATAAAAAACACTCTGATTATGATATTGGAAATGTGGAAACAAATGCAGATAATTTAATACAAGAAGTAAAAAATGCGTATTCTGCGCACTGGAAGTTTTAA